Below is a genomic region from Thermochromatium tepidum ATCC 43061.
TGCCGAATCCGCACCTCCGACCCCGTGAGACGAGCGGGCTCGCCCCCTGCAGGCTGGGGCGTCCGCTCGTCCCGGACATCCGGAGGATGCTGGATTCCGGTATCATGCCTCAGGTTTCCACACCGCCCAGACCACATCGATGCGAATCGCCATCCTCTCGCGCCATGCCACGCTCTATTCCACGCGCCGTCTGGTCGAGGCGGCGCGCGCGCGCGGACACGAGACTAAGGTCATTGATGTATTGCGCTGCTACATGAACATCACCTCGCACGCCCCCACGATCCACTACAAGGGCGACGACCTCACCGACTTCGATGCCGTCATCCCACGCATCGGCGCCTCCGTCACCTTCTACGGTACGGCCGTGCTGCGTCAGTTCGAGATGATGGATGTCTATCCGCTCAACGAATCCGTGGCCATCTCACGCGCCCGCGACAAACTGCGCTCGCTCCAGTTACTTGCACGCAAGGGCATCGGTCTGCCGATCACCGGCTTCGCCCATGCACCAGACGACGTCCAGGATCTGATCAAGATGGTCGGTGGCCCACCACTGGTCATCAAGCTCCTGGAAGGCACCCAGGGTATCGGTGTCGTGTTGGCCGAGACCCAGCAGGCCGCCGA
It encodes:
- the rimK gene encoding 30S ribosomal protein S6--L-glutamate ligase, whose amino-acid sequence is MRIAILSRHATLYSTRRLVEAARARGHETKVIDVLRCYMNITSHAPTIHYKGDDLTDFDAVIPRIGASVTFYGTAVLRQFEMMDVYPLNESVAISRARDKLRSLQLLARKGIGLPITGFAHAPDDVQDLIKMVGGPPLVIKLLEGTQGIGVVLAETQQAAESVIEAFMGLKVNILVQEYIKEANGADIRCFVIGDKVVATMKRQAKPGEFRSNLHRGGTASPIRITPEERSTAVRAARIIGLNVAGVDILRSNHGPVVMEVNSSPGLKGIEGTTGKDIAGLMIEFIEKNAALGKTRTRGQG